A window of Primulina huaijiensis isolate GDHJ02 chromosome 9, ASM1229523v2, whole genome shotgun sequence contains these coding sequences:
- the LOC140984377 gene encoding cation-chloride cotransporter 1-like isoform X1, translated as MATDNGGADIETSDDNEFSSGRGAGGRKYRPVFAHDQDRAVLEMSSIDPSSGASFSDSFSNRNDLKKIKVGVQANMLPEGRDGSVPNHEGVNGSQTESKLELFNVDSLVNIPGLRIMVSDQIPAPSSPRDGEDVNINLDRPKIAGVKLGTMMGVFVPCLQNILGIIYYIRFSWIVGMAGIGESLLLVAFCGSCTFLTTISLSAIATNGAMKGGGPYYLIGRALGPEVGVSIGLCFFLGNAVAGSLYVLGAVETFLKAVPEAGLFRETFTKVNDTGIAQPIPSPSLHDLQIYGIIVTIILCFIVFGGVKMINRVAPAFLIPVVFSLFSIFLGIFLAKKDHPAVGITGLSLDSFKDNWSSDYQTTNNAGIPDPGGKIYWNFNALVGLFFPAVTGIMAGSNRSASLKDTQRSIPVGTLAATLTTSGLYLVSVVFFGALATREKLLTDRLLTATVAWPFPSIIYIGIILSTLGAALQSLTGAPRLLAAIANDDILPVLNCFKVADGSEPHIATLFTAFLCIGCVVIGNLDLITPTITMFYLLCYAGVNLSCFLLDLLDAPSWRPRWKFHHWSLSLIGALICVVIMFLISWTFTVVSLALATLIYYYVGIKGKAGDWGDGFKSAYFQLALRSLRSLGASQVHPKNWYPIPLIFCRPWGKLPENVPCHPKLADFANCMKKKGRGMSIFVSILDGDYHECAEDAKAACRALGTYIDYKNCEGVAEIVVAPSMSDGFRGIVQTMGLGNLKPNIVVMRYPEIWRRENLTEIPATFVSIINDCIVANKAVVIVKGLDEWPNEYQRQYGSIDLYWIVRDGGLMLLLSQLLLTKESFESCKIQVFCMTEDDSDAEELKVGVKKFLYDLRMQAEVIVISMKSWDAQAEQQDDSVEAFTSAQERIASNLDEMNERARKEGTPLLADGKPVVNEQQVEKFLHTTFKLNSTILRYSRMAAVVLVSLPPPPLSHPAYFYMEYMDVLVENVPRLLMVRGYRRDVVTLFT; from the exons AACGATCTCAA AAAAATTAAGGTGGGTGTGCAGGCGAATATGTTACCCGAAGGTCGAGATGGGTCAGTTCCAAACCATGAAGGTGTCAATGGGTCTCAGACAGAATCCAAACTGGAATTGTTTAATGTTGACTCGCTTGTCAATATTCCGGGGCTTAGAAT TATGGTCAGCGATCAGATTCCAGCACCATCTAGTCCTAGAGATGGAGAGGATGTGAATATTAATCTTGACCGTCCAAAG ATCGCTGGTGTCAAATTGGGGACCATGATGGGCGTGTTTGTTCCTTGCTTGCAAAATATTTTGGGGATTATTTACTACATCAGATTTTCTTG GATTGTAGGAATGGCTGGGATTGGTGAATCTCTATTGCTTGTTGCCTTCTGTGGTTCATGTACTTTCCTTACAACTATATCGTTGAGTGCAATTGCTACTAATGGTGCAATGAAG GGTGGGGGGCCTTATTATCTTATAGGTCGAGCCTTGGGTCCTGAGGTCGGAGTAAGTATTGGACTATGCTTTTTCCTTGGAAATGCAGTTGCAGGATCTCT TTATGTCTTGGGGGCTGTGGAGACCTTCCTAAAAGCTGTTCCAGAAGCAGGGCTTTTCAGAG AAACCTTTACCAAGGTAAATGACACTGGCATCGCACAGCCTATTCCCAGCCCAAGTTTGCATGACTTGCAAATATATGGGATTATTGTGACCATCATCCTCTGTTTCATAGTCTTTGGTGGTGTGAAAATGATCAATCGAGTTGCACCAGCCTTTCTTATACCTGTTGTGTTCTCATTGTTCAGTATATTTCTTGGGATATTTCTGGCAAAGAAGGATCATCCAGCAG TTGGAATTACGGGCTTGAGTTTGGATTCTTTCAAGGATAATTGGAGTTCAGACTATCAAACAACAAACAATGCTGGAATCCCTGATCCCGGTGGGAAAATATACTGGAACTTCAA TGCACTAGTAGGACTTTTTTTCCCAGCTGTCACCGGGATTATGGCTGGTTCAAATCGTTCTGCCTCACTGAAGGATACTCAGCGATCCATTCCTGTTGGGACCTTAGCCGCAACTTTGACAACTTCTGGTCTATATCTTGTTTCTGTGGTCTTTTTTGGTGCTCTTGCAACTAGGGAGAAACTTTTAACTGACAG GCTACTTACAGCTACTGTTGCTTGGCCTTTCCCTTCCATAATTTATATTGGTATTATACTCTCTACCTTAGGCGCAGCTCTACAGAGTTTGACTGGTGCCCCCCGACTTCTTGCAGCAATAGCCAATGATGACATCCTACCTGTGCTGAACTGCTTTAAAGTGGCAGATGGGAGTGAGCCTCATATTGCTACTCTATTCACTGCCTTCCTCTGCATTGGATGTGTAGTTATTGGCAATCTGGATCTTATCACGCCAACCATAACAATGTTTTACCTTTTGTGTTATGCGGGTGTCAACCTGTCCTGCTTTCTTTTGGATTTGTTAGATGCTCCCAGCTGGCGTCCTCGATGGAAATTTCATCACTGGAGCCTCTCTCTTATTGGAGCATTAATCTGTGTAG TGATTATGTTTTTAATATCTTGGACTTTCACTGTGGTGTCTCTGGCCTTGGCGACTCTAATATATTATTATGTGGGCATCAAAGGGAAAGCAGGAGACTGGGGTGATGGTTTCAAGAGTGCATACTTTCAACTTGCTCTTAGAAGCCTGCGATCTTTAGGAG CTAGCCAAGTACATCCAAAGAACTGGTATCCCATTCCTCTCATATTTTGCCGGCCTTGGGGCAAATTGCCTGAAAATGTACCTTGCCATCCTAAGCTTGCGGACTTTGCCAATTGTATGAAGAAAAAAGGCAGGGGAATGTCaatatttgtttctattttagATGGGGACTATCATGAGTGTGCTGAAGATGCAAAGGCTGCATGCAGGGCTCTCGGTACTTACATTGACTACAAAAATTGTGAAGGTGTTGCTGAGATAGTTGTTGCCCCTTCAATGTCTGATGGCTTCCGAGGTATTGTTCAGACAATGGGCCTTGGAAATCTGAAGCCTAATATTGTGGTGATGCGATACCCTGAGATCTGGCGCCGGGAAAATTTAACTGAAATACCAGCCACATTTGTCAGTATAATAAATGATTGCATTGTTGCAAACAAGGCAGTTGTTATCGTAAAGGGTCTTGATGAGTGGCCTAACGAGTATCAGAGACAATATGGTAGCATCGATTTGTATTGGATTGTGAGAGATGGTGGTCTTATGCTGCTTCTTTCCCAGCTCCTCCTGACGAAAGAGAGCTTCGAGAGCTGCAAAATTCAGGTCTTTTGTATGACAGAAGATGATTCTGATGCAGAGGAACTCAAGGTGGGTGTAAAGAAGTTTCTTTATGATCTTCGAATGCAAGCTGAGGTAATCGTCATCTCAATGAAATCGTGGGATGCCCAAGCCGAGCAGCAGGATGATTCTGTGGAGGCATTCACCAGTGCACAAGAGAGAATTGCTAGTAATCTTGATGAAATGAACGAAAGGGCTAGAAAAGAAGGGACACCTTTGCTTGCTGATGGTAAGCCAGTTGTTAACGAGCAGCAAGTAGAAAAATTCCTACACACCACTTTCAAGCTTAATTCAACGATACTTAGATACTCTAGAATGGCTGCTGTTGTCCTGGTAAGTCTTCCGCCGCCTCCTTTGAGCCATCCTGCGTATTTTTATATGGAGTATATGGATgtcttggttgaaaatgtgcCTCGTCTTTTGATGGTTCGAGGATACCGTAGAGACGTTGTTACGTTGTTCACATAG
- the LOC140984377 gene encoding cation-chloride cotransporter 1-like isoform X2, whose translation MLPEGRDGSVPNHEGVNGSQTESKLELFNVDSLVNIPGLRIMVSDQIPAPSSPRDGEDVNINLDRPKIAGVKLGTMMGVFVPCLQNILGIIYYIRFSWIVGMAGIGESLLLVAFCGSCTFLTTISLSAIATNGAMKGGGPYYLIGRALGPEVGVSIGLCFFLGNAVAGSLYVLGAVETFLKAVPEAGLFRETFTKVNDTGIAQPIPSPSLHDLQIYGIIVTIILCFIVFGGVKMINRVAPAFLIPVVFSLFSIFLGIFLAKKDHPAVGITGLSLDSFKDNWSSDYQTTNNAGIPDPGGKIYWNFNALVGLFFPAVTGIMAGSNRSASLKDTQRSIPVGTLAATLTTSGLYLVSVVFFGALATREKLLTDRLLTATVAWPFPSIIYIGIILSTLGAALQSLTGAPRLLAAIANDDILPVLNCFKVADGSEPHIATLFTAFLCIGCVVIGNLDLITPTITMFYLLCYAGVNLSCFLLDLLDAPSWRPRWKFHHWSLSLIGALICVVIMFLISWTFTVVSLALATLIYYYVGIKGKAGDWGDGFKSAYFQLALRSLRSLGASQVHPKNWYPIPLIFCRPWGKLPENVPCHPKLADFANCMKKKGRGMSIFVSILDGDYHECAEDAKAACRALGTYIDYKNCEGVAEIVVAPSMSDGFRGIVQTMGLGNLKPNIVVMRYPEIWRRENLTEIPATFVSIINDCIVANKAVVIVKGLDEWPNEYQRQYGSIDLYWIVRDGGLMLLLSQLLLTKESFESCKIQVFCMTEDDSDAEELKVGVKKFLYDLRMQAEVIVISMKSWDAQAEQQDDSVEAFTSAQERIASNLDEMNERARKEGTPLLADGKPVVNEQQVEKFLHTTFKLNSTILRYSRMAAVVLVSLPPPPLSHPAYFYMEYMDVLVENVPRLLMVRGYRRDVVTLFT comes from the exons ATGTTACCCGAAGGTCGAGATGGGTCAGTTCCAAACCATGAAGGTGTCAATGGGTCTCAGACAGAATCCAAACTGGAATTGTTTAATGTTGACTCGCTTGTCAATATTCCGGGGCTTAGAAT TATGGTCAGCGATCAGATTCCAGCACCATCTAGTCCTAGAGATGGAGAGGATGTGAATATTAATCTTGACCGTCCAAAG ATCGCTGGTGTCAAATTGGGGACCATGATGGGCGTGTTTGTTCCTTGCTTGCAAAATATTTTGGGGATTATTTACTACATCAGATTTTCTTG GATTGTAGGAATGGCTGGGATTGGTGAATCTCTATTGCTTGTTGCCTTCTGTGGTTCATGTACTTTCCTTACAACTATATCGTTGAGTGCAATTGCTACTAATGGTGCAATGAAG GGTGGGGGGCCTTATTATCTTATAGGTCGAGCCTTGGGTCCTGAGGTCGGAGTAAGTATTGGACTATGCTTTTTCCTTGGAAATGCAGTTGCAGGATCTCT TTATGTCTTGGGGGCTGTGGAGACCTTCCTAAAAGCTGTTCCAGAAGCAGGGCTTTTCAGAG AAACCTTTACCAAGGTAAATGACACTGGCATCGCACAGCCTATTCCCAGCCCAAGTTTGCATGACTTGCAAATATATGGGATTATTGTGACCATCATCCTCTGTTTCATAGTCTTTGGTGGTGTGAAAATGATCAATCGAGTTGCACCAGCCTTTCTTATACCTGTTGTGTTCTCATTGTTCAGTATATTTCTTGGGATATTTCTGGCAAAGAAGGATCATCCAGCAG TTGGAATTACGGGCTTGAGTTTGGATTCTTTCAAGGATAATTGGAGTTCAGACTATCAAACAACAAACAATGCTGGAATCCCTGATCCCGGTGGGAAAATATACTGGAACTTCAA TGCACTAGTAGGACTTTTTTTCCCAGCTGTCACCGGGATTATGGCTGGTTCAAATCGTTCTGCCTCACTGAAGGATACTCAGCGATCCATTCCTGTTGGGACCTTAGCCGCAACTTTGACAACTTCTGGTCTATATCTTGTTTCTGTGGTCTTTTTTGGTGCTCTTGCAACTAGGGAGAAACTTTTAACTGACAG GCTACTTACAGCTACTGTTGCTTGGCCTTTCCCTTCCATAATTTATATTGGTATTATACTCTCTACCTTAGGCGCAGCTCTACAGAGTTTGACTGGTGCCCCCCGACTTCTTGCAGCAATAGCCAATGATGACATCCTACCTGTGCTGAACTGCTTTAAAGTGGCAGATGGGAGTGAGCCTCATATTGCTACTCTATTCACTGCCTTCCTCTGCATTGGATGTGTAGTTATTGGCAATCTGGATCTTATCACGCCAACCATAACAATGTTTTACCTTTTGTGTTATGCGGGTGTCAACCTGTCCTGCTTTCTTTTGGATTTGTTAGATGCTCCCAGCTGGCGTCCTCGATGGAAATTTCATCACTGGAGCCTCTCTCTTATTGGAGCATTAATCTGTGTAG TGATTATGTTTTTAATATCTTGGACTTTCACTGTGGTGTCTCTGGCCTTGGCGACTCTAATATATTATTATGTGGGCATCAAAGGGAAAGCAGGAGACTGGGGTGATGGTTTCAAGAGTGCATACTTTCAACTTGCTCTTAGAAGCCTGCGATCTTTAGGAG CTAGCCAAGTACATCCAAAGAACTGGTATCCCATTCCTCTCATATTTTGCCGGCCTTGGGGCAAATTGCCTGAAAATGTACCTTGCCATCCTAAGCTTGCGGACTTTGCCAATTGTATGAAGAAAAAAGGCAGGGGAATGTCaatatttgtttctattttagATGGGGACTATCATGAGTGTGCTGAAGATGCAAAGGCTGCATGCAGGGCTCTCGGTACTTACATTGACTACAAAAATTGTGAAGGTGTTGCTGAGATAGTTGTTGCCCCTTCAATGTCTGATGGCTTCCGAGGTATTGTTCAGACAATGGGCCTTGGAAATCTGAAGCCTAATATTGTGGTGATGCGATACCCTGAGATCTGGCGCCGGGAAAATTTAACTGAAATACCAGCCACATTTGTCAGTATAATAAATGATTGCATTGTTGCAAACAAGGCAGTTGTTATCGTAAAGGGTCTTGATGAGTGGCCTAACGAGTATCAGAGACAATATGGTAGCATCGATTTGTATTGGATTGTGAGAGATGGTGGTCTTATGCTGCTTCTTTCCCAGCTCCTCCTGACGAAAGAGAGCTTCGAGAGCTGCAAAATTCAGGTCTTTTGTATGACAGAAGATGATTCTGATGCAGAGGAACTCAAGGTGGGTGTAAAGAAGTTTCTTTATGATCTTCGAATGCAAGCTGAGGTAATCGTCATCTCAATGAAATCGTGGGATGCCCAAGCCGAGCAGCAGGATGATTCTGTGGAGGCATTCACCAGTGCACAAGAGAGAATTGCTAGTAATCTTGATGAAATGAACGAAAGGGCTAGAAAAGAAGGGACACCTTTGCTTGCTGATGGTAAGCCAGTTGTTAACGAGCAGCAAGTAGAAAAATTCCTACACACCACTTTCAAGCTTAATTCAACGATACTTAGATACTCTAGAATGGCTGCTGTTGTCCTGGTAAGTCTTCCGCCGCCTCCTTTGAGCCATCCTGCGTATTTTTATATGGAGTATATGGATgtcttggttgaaaatgtgcCTCGTCTTTTGATGGTTCGAGGATACCGTAGAGACGTTGTTACGTTGTTCACATAG